The DNA segment TCAGCACCTCGTGGTCGTCGTTCATACGCGAAACGGTACGCCCGACGTGGATAAGTCGTTCGCGATCGTTTCCGAGGCGTTCGGCGCCCACTCCTCTAAGAAAACATATATGCGCGAACGATGACACTGCATTAATGATCTCCTCCAGCCCTGAAAGACGCCCGCCGCCTCGTTCGAAGACGACCCTGTTCTGCCCGTACTGTGACCACGAAAGTCCGATCGGGGACGAGTGGCGCATCCACGAACGAAGGGGTTGCGTCGTCTACGAGTGTCCGAACTGCGAGACCGCGGTGACCGCCCGCTGATCGATGTCGATCCGCCGAACGACCGTCGAGCGAGGCTTACGGACAACTAGAGCCGGTCACACGGGAGGGCGCAACGCCCCACGAGGTAGCGGACACCGTCCGATGTCTCGCGAACGACGACGCCTCGTTCGTCACCGGACAGACCGTCGCGCCGACCGGCCAACCCCACACGTTCTCGCCGCCCGTGGGACGTCGATCACGAGCCGGGTTCCCGCGACGGCGTCTCGACGGTCGCCTCGATCCGGGGAGTGAAGACCCCGCCGGGCATTTTAAGCGACCGTCGCGAAAACGCCACCCCATATGGTCGAGGTCGGGATGGCGATCGTCCTGGCCGCGGTCGGCACGGCGATCGTTTGGAAGGGGAGCGGTTGGCTCGAGGACGCCGCGGATCGACTGGCGATCGGATACGGACTGCCGGCCGCGGTCCAGGGGGCGATCGTCGCCGCGGCGGGTTCGAGCATGCCCGAACTGGTCAGCGTCCTCGTCTCGACGCTCGTCCACGGCGAGTTCGAACTCGGCGTCGGGGTGATCGTCGGCTCGGCGGTGTTCAACTTGCTGGTGATCCCCGGCATCGCAGTGTTGATCGACGAGGGGCTGGAAACGACCCGTGACCTGGTCTACAAGGAGGCGCTGTTCTACATGCTCGCAGTCGCGACCCTCCTGTTGACGTTCTCACTGGCCGTCGTCTACTACCCGCACGACGCCGGCGAACTCGGAGGAACCGTCACGCGTCCTCTCGCGCTGTTCCCGCTCGGACTGTACGCCTTCTACGTCTTCACCCAGTACCTCGACGCCGCCGATCACGATGACGAATCGGACGAGAGGGTCGATCTCCCCCGGACCTGGATTCGCTTCGGTCTCGGGCTGGCGCTCATCGTCGTCGGCGTCGAGGCGCTCGTACGCGCGGCGATCGACCTCGGCGACGCGTTCGGGACGCCGGCCTTCCTCTGGGGGATGACCGTCGTCGCCGCCGGTTCGAGCTTTCCCGACGCGTTCGTCAGCGTCGCGGCCGCGCGGTCCGACCGCCCGACGGTCACCCTCGCGAACGTGCTCGGAAGCAACGTCTTCGACCTACTGGTCGCCGTGCCGGCGGGTATCCTCGTCGCCGGAGCGCTGACGATCGAGTTCGCGCACGTCGCGCCGATGATGGGGTTTCTGGTCCTCTCGACGGTCGTCGTGCTCGCGGGCATGCGGACCGAGATGCGACTCTCGCGGCGAGAGGCGTGGCTACTGCTCGTGCTCTATGCGGTGTTCGTCGCGTGGCTCGTCCTCGAGAGCGTCGGGATGACGTCCGTGATCCGGCCGTAGATCCCGTCGACGAGAAGCACGCTTCCGACCCGGCCCGGACGGGGTGAGCGTCCCGGGTCCCGAGCGTCGGTCAGTCGATCTCGCCCTCGTAGACGTTCGCCCTGTGCGTCTCGCCGCCGATCTCGACGTCGCGTTGGTCGACCTTCTGGTAGCGCGCGCCGTAGAACGCGTTGCCGGCGTCGTTCTCGACGAGGACGGAGTCGCGAACGCGCTCGATTTCGCGCTCGCGAAGCGCGGCCTCCGTCCGTTCCAGCAGTCGGGTGGCGATCCCCTCACCCCAGCGTTCGGGTTCGACGTAGACGCTTACGTCGCCGATGCGTTCCGACTCGTCGGGCGTAGTGCTGGCGTAGCCGACCGGCTCGCCGTTCGCGGTCGCGACGAACAGCTCCGCCTCCGGGGACGTCACCAGCTCCTCGATCGCGGCCGTGGAGTAGCCCGCCGCGAGCAGTTCGTCGACCGTCTCGTCGCTCAGCACGTCCTCGTACGCCTCCCCCCAGGAACGGCGCGCGATCGAGCGGATCGCCTCGACGTCGTCTCTGGTCGCCTCCCGGACGTTGATCTCCGAGGCCATGGGCCCCAACTATCGTGCGAGGGATTAACTCTGTGGGAGGGAGTCGTCCGCCGCGTCTTCCCCTCGCTCGCGTCGCCGTCGTAGCAACTGCGCCATCGCCGCAGTGCCGATCGCGAGCGTTCCGAGCGCGAGCACCCACGGGCCGGTCGGTGTATCGTCCGTCATCGGACACCCTACGTCATCGACGTCTATGAATCGACCGCCTCCCCAAAAACGACGGAACGGGACCTGCGTGTCCGGGGGGCACTCTACGGCGGGTATCGAGCCCGCCCATGGCGGCGTGGTCACATCACAGCTCACGGAGTACGCCCGCGATCTCCCGCTAGTGGCCCCGGCGCGCCTCTAGGCTCTGTCCGACCCAGACGCTTCCCTCGTCGTCCTCGATCCCGTTTACCGGCGTGTCTTCGGTTCGCGCTTGATACTCCTCCGTCGCGACGCTCACTTCGATGTCGGGGAGGGGATCGCTGATAGCGTCCACCACTCGTCGTTTCATCGGTCTCGGCGCTCCCCCACCGATCCTGACGTCGTCCGTCGAGATACCCTGGAAGCTCACGCTACGATCGAAGCTCCTATCGGCGATCTCGCCGAGTTTCGGGAAGGAGGCGGGGCTGATGTCGTGCGTGGGGATATGCCAGCGGTCGAAGGCGCTACCGTCGTCGTTCCACCCTCTACAGCGCCAATAGGTCGTCTCCATCTCCAACTACGAGTGGAGACGCGCACCCTGCTCGTCCGTGAACGGCTCGATGTCACCTCCGTGAGGCGCGCTGATCAGGAGCGCGTTCGACCCGGGGTCGTCGAGGCGTTCGATGAGCTCCCCGTTTTCCCGCGCGGTCGAAGCAGAGAAACTCGGGTGCGGTACCGTCGCATCCACGGTCGCGCTGAACTCCTCGTCATCAGTGTCGAGTCGTTCGCGTCCCGCTTCAGGCAGACGAACGACGTTCTCCGGCGGCTCATCACAGGTCTCACGCACCGAGTAGAGCGCGTACTCGTCTTCGTTCCGCCTGATCGGACCTAATGACCCTTGCCCCTTCCAATGGCGTCGAGCCGGTCGGCATCGGCCGAACGATAGACGCCCTCCGGACCGAGCGACTGTCCATCGGTCGGCGGACGCACGCTCGCCTCATAGGTCGTGCTCGTTCCGTCGTCCGACTGCGCGGCGACGGGGATTCCGACGACGGCGGCGCCGAAGGGACCGAGGACCGACCTGCGGGCGAGCGTCGATCCTTCCGTTGAATCCGACCCGGAGTGGGGGGAACTCTCCTCCGGAGCGAAAGCGGTCATCAGCCCCCGGACGGGGAGAAGTTCCGCGAGTTCGTCATCTTACTCGCCGACGGAATGCACGTAGTCAACGACGATGGGACATGCGTTGTGCCTCGAGGAGGGCGAGAAGGCGACGCGTGCAATCAAATCGGCGATCCCGAGGACCAAGGGTTCGGAAGCGTCAACAATCGATCGGAACCGTTCCGGCATCGATTCGAGAGTGGCAACGACAGCGCACATCTCGTCTACAGCTCAAGGGAACACGGCGATCCGAACACGCCGGTGTTCCGGGCGATCCCGAACGACACCGTCGTCCTCCGGGTGAGTCAGAGCGGAACTCAAACCCGCGGAGTGGCATTTCACCTCTCCGACCACAGGTGGAGTCGGTACAGAGCGGACCCGGACGAACCCATCATCGGCGTCGACGACCACCTGAGCCCGGGCAAGACGATCAACATCTCTCCCATCGACGATGCTGGCGGACTAACGCGAGCTCCGGGCGATTACATCTTCCAGGAGTTGAAGACACGCGGTCGGCTGGAATCCGGCATCTGGGGCATCTTCCGCGTCCGGGATAACCGCGATGACTTCGAGAACGATCCGATACTGCCACTCAGCGAGGTCGGTACTGGTGGATCCCGTTCAGCTGATGGTAGATTCAGGCGGTGACCGTAGCGATGGCTCCGGTTAGCAGCGGGGAAGAAGGAGCGTAGGCGACGAACCACCTGATATTTCCTCTCTCCACTGTCCTACTCGCTCACTCACTTGTAGTGCTCGAGAACGTCTCCGTTCGGGATGACTAGGCAGCAGCCCCTGGTCGGCGCCGGCGAGAAGAGGTACGGCCTCGTGATCAGAGGATCGAAACGCCGCATGCTACGTTGGAGTCGGCGAACGTTTGGACGTCGTCTCCCCACTCCTGGTGACAGGTCTACGCTCGTAGGGTGCGCCGCGTAAGTCTCCGATGAGGGATACGTCTCGATAATCCGTCGGCAAGTCAGTCGTAAAGCTCCTCCTCGGTCCCTGCGTTTGACCGGAATCATGAGCAGGGACCACTGAGTGACAGCGTTTCACGAGCGGCCAGCTCTTCTGGTCTCGAACCCATCAGCCCATCAATATATGGATGCTATAATGACGGTTTTGTATCACTACCACTACCCGTCCAGCGTTCGAAAAGGCGTCATCACGGCTATCTGTTTTCGAGTACAGCGACCATTACCTATCGTCATATTGTAATAGTTATCTAGATGATAGATATAAGAGATACGGCCTAAAAACCCCACTATATATGACAGAAAACTAATTATCTATGACGATCAATTGGGACGTTCGGGTGACCGGACCCGAATACAACGAACCACGAGCATCGTAACGGAAGCGAACAGCGAAGACGGGGAAGGAAACCATGGACGACACCGAGAAGACAGGATCAACGCGGCGAACGTTCGTCAAGCTGGTAGCGGCCGGCGGGGTCGCCGCCAGTTTAGGCAGCGTTACGCTCGCCCAACAGGAATCGGACATCGAACTACTAGGCAACGCAAGCGGGTGGGAGGGAGTCGCTCCCGACGATATCGCGGATGAAACCAATCCGACCCTCCAGCTAGTGGAAGGGGAAGACTACGTGGTCGTCTGGGAGAACGATGACGGCGCCCCGCACGACTTCTTCATCGAGAATGAAGCCGGTGAGGTCGTCGTCGAGAGCGAACAAGTGGCTGAAGAGGGAGAGAGGGTGTCGGTTGAGTTCACCGCGCAAGCGGACTTCGCCGAATATTACTGCTCCGTCCA comes from the Halalkalicoccus sp. CG83 genome and includes:
- a CDS encoding sodium:calcium antiporter, which encodes MVEVGMAIVLAAVGTAIVWKGSGWLEDAADRLAIGYGLPAAVQGAIVAAAGSSMPELVSVLVSTLVHGEFELGVGVIVGSAVFNLLVIPGIAVLIDEGLETTRDLVYKEALFYMLAVATLLLTFSLAVVYYPHDAGELGGTVTRPLALFPLGLYAFYVFTQYLDAADHDDESDERVDLPRTWIRFGLGLALIVVGVEALVRAAIDLGDAFGTPAFLWGMTVVAAGSSFPDAFVSVAAARSDRPTVTLANVLGSNVFDLLVAVPAGILVAGALTIEFAHVAPMMGFLVLSTVVVLAGMRTEMRLSRREAWLLLVLYAVFVAWLVLESVGMTSVIRP
- a CDS encoding GNAT family N-acetyltransferase, which codes for MASEINVREATRDDVEAIRSIARRSWGEAYEDVLSDETVDELLAAGYSTAAIEELVTSPEAELFVATANGEPVGYASTTPDESERIGDVSVYVEPERWGEGIATRLLERTEAALREREIERVRDSVLVENDAGNAFYGARYQKVDQRDVEIGGETHRANVYEGEID